In one window of Dehalobacter sp. DNA:
- a CDS encoding 50S ribosomal protein L28 — protein sequence KVWKPNLQPVRANVDGQSVKLRVCTRCLRSGKVQRAQ from the coding sequence GAAGGTTTGGAAGCCCAATCTTCAGCCTGTCCGGGCCAATGTTGACGGCCAAAGCGTAAAGCTTCGGGTTTGCACCCGCTGCCTCCGTTCCGGCAAAGTACAACGGGCCCAGTAG